Proteins encoded together in one Eubalaena glacialis isolate mEubGla1 chromosome 7, mEubGla1.1.hap2.+ XY, whole genome shotgun sequence window:
- the LOC133094994 gene encoding histone H2A type 1-B-like — protein sequence MSGRGKQGGKVRAKAKTRSSRAGLQFPVGRVHRLLRKGNYSERVGAGAPVYLAAVLEYLTAEILELAGNAARDNKKTRIIPRHLQLAIRNDEELNKLLGRVTIAQGGVLPNIQAVLLPKKTESHHKAKGK from the coding sequence ATGTCTGGCCGTGGTAAACAGGGCGGTAAGGTTCGTGCTAAGGCTAAGACCCGCTCCTCGCGAGCTGGGCTCCAGTTCCCCGTAGGCCGAGTGCACCGCCTGCTCCGCAAAGGTAACTACTCCGAGCGTGTCGGCGCCGGGGCGCCGGTGTACCTGGCGGCGGTGCTGGAGTACCTGACGGCCGAGATCCTGGAGCTGGCGGGCAACGCGGCCCGCGACAACAAGAAGACGCGCATCATTCCGCGCCACCTGCAGCTGGCCATCCGCAACGACGAGGAGCTTAACAAGTTGCTGGGGCGCGTGACCATCGCTCAGGGTGGCGTCCTGCCCAACATCCAGGCGGTACTGCTCCCCAAGAAGACTGAGAGCCACCACAAGGCCAAGGGCAAATAA
- the LOC133094991 gene encoding histone H2B type 1-B-like, producing MPEPSKSAPAPKKGSKKTITKAQKKDGKKRKRSRKESYSIYVYKVLKQVHPDTGISSKAMGIMNSFVNDIFERIAGEASRLAHYNKRSTITSREIQTAVRLLLPGELAKHAVSEGTKAVTKYTSSKCFFRWC from the exons ATGCCAGAGCCATCGAAATCTGCTCCGGCCCCTAAAAAGGGTTCTAAGAAGACCATCACTAAGGCGCAGAAGAAAGACGGAAAGAAACGCAAGCGTAGTCGTAAAGAGAGCTATTCCATTTACGTATACAAAGTTTTGAAGCAGGTCCACCCAGACACCGGCATCTCATCAAAAGCCATGGGTATCATGAACTCGTTCGTCAACGACATCTTCGAGCGCATCGCGGGTGAGGCGTCGCGCTTGGCGCATTACAACAAGCGCTCCACGATCACATCTAGGGAGATCCAGACGGCTGTGCGCCTACTGCTCCCTGGGGAGTTGGCCAAGCATGCTGTTTCGGAGGGCACCAAGGCCGTTACCAAGTACACCAGCTCCAA GTGTTTTTTCCGGTGGTGTTGA